The proteins below come from a single Corynebacterium glyciniphilum AJ 3170 genomic window:
- a CDS encoding tetratricopeptide repeat protein, giving the protein MSESSGGSGSRGHHRGGSQSSNAGRRGPGGHGGQGGRGGQRSYGNRDSSRGGERGGYRGRGGDDNRDGRRNNRDDRRDNRAGQGNRDRDRGARPNRGGQGQGDDRRRDRHNGPHRSGYREERISQRLQEPEIPSDVSPKELDPGIRQELRSLSKDNADKVAGHLVMAAALMDKDPEKALAHARAAKDRGGRVPITRETLGIAAYHAGQWKEALTELRAARRMAGGPGLLAVMADCERGLGHPGKAVELGRSPEAEELDPEGRAELAIVVAGAQHDLGDNEAALTALQPESESTDLPAVTALRVTYAYADALLAVGDVPGARQWFERAIEMDTENVLDSEARLRELKDA; this is encoded by the coding sequence ATGAGCGAGTCCTCCGGCGGCAGCGGTTCCCGCGGCCACCATCGTGGCGGAAGCCAGTCCTCCAACGCCGGACGACGCGGCCCCGGTGGCCATGGCGGTCAGGGAGGTCGAGGGGGGCAACGCAGCTACGGCAATCGCGACAGTAGCCGCGGCGGCGAGCGCGGCGGCTACCGGGGGCGCGGCGGTGACGATAACAGGGATGGTCGTCGCAACAACCGCGACGACCGCCGTGACAACCGTGCGGGACAGGGCAATCGGGATCGGGACAGAGGGGCACGACCCAACCGCGGCGGACAGGGCCAGGGTGACGATCGCCGTCGCGACCGTCACAACGGTCCCCACCGCTCGGGCTACCGCGAGGAACGGATCAGCCAGCGGCTGCAGGAACCGGAGATCCCCTCTGACGTCAGCCCCAAGGAACTCGACCCCGGCATCCGCCAGGAGCTCCGGAGCCTGTCTAAAGACAACGCAGACAAGGTCGCCGGTCATCTCGTCATGGCTGCCGCCCTGATGGACAAGGATCCGGAGAAGGCCCTCGCACATGCACGGGCAGCGAAAGACCGTGGCGGACGTGTGCCCATCACCCGTGAAACGCTGGGGATCGCCGCGTACCACGCGGGTCAGTGGAAGGAAGCGCTGACGGAGCTCCGCGCTGCCCGCCGTATGGCAGGCGGGCCCGGTCTCCTCGCCGTGATGGCCGACTGTGAGCGGGGTCTCGGGCACCCCGGTAAGGCCGTGGAGCTCGGACGCTCTCCTGAAGCTGAAGAACTGGACCCCGAAGGACGGGCAGAACTCGCCATCGTCGTCGCTGGTGCGCAGCATGATCTCGGCGACAATGAGGCGGCCCTCACAGCGCTGCAACCGGAGTCGGAGTCGACCGATTTGCCCGCCGTCACCGCTCTGCGCGTGACCTATGCCTATGCGGATGCTCTGCTGGCCGTCGGTGACGTCCCCGGTGCCCGGCAGTGGTTCGAACGGGCCATCGAGATGGACACGGAGAACGTGCTGGATTCCGAGGCACGGCTGCGCGAGCTCAAGGACGCCTGA
- the steA gene encoding putative cytokinetic ring protein SteA has translation MVSMIFSRTDTPGIHGHTRDCTGTNGTGRLSEGDIVVIDQPDIGRALAQKFIDAKVAAVVNTATFSTGNVPNFGPQMMLDAGIVLIDNADPTLTERLKNGRKGRLHEGKIFYGDRSIGKGVVLDEDTAVTRFDEARETLADHMEAFTGNTAEFVRTEAPLFIDGLGIPEVGVDMDDRKVLVVSPDPAIDDKIKSLRYFIREYEPVIIAVDGAADTVLKHGYRPRVIVGDPEVISNDALNSGATIVLPAEPDGHAAGLERIQDLGVGAMTFPAATSDSTDLALLLADYKGASMVVNLGPILDLDRIFDTAQSPDTPSAMLSRLRVGGRLVDSTAVAELYRVSRSGGGWWWALVGVLLAVVVIVLIAGFSGSGSFADNLVDTWNNIALRFQDLF, from the coding sequence ATGGTCTCCATGATCTTCTCCCGTACTGACACCCCCGGCATCCACGGCCACACCCGGGACTGCACCGGGACGAACGGCACCGGTCGCTTGTCCGAGGGCGATATCGTCGTCATCGACCAGCCGGACATCGGCCGTGCGCTCGCCCAGAAGTTCATCGACGCCAAGGTGGCTGCCGTGGTCAACACGGCGACATTCTCCACCGGTAACGTCCCGAACTTCGGGCCGCAGATGATGCTGGACGCTGGCATCGTCCTGATCGACAACGCGGATCCGACGCTGACGGAGCGGTTGAAGAACGGGCGGAAGGGGCGCCTGCACGAGGGCAAGATATTCTACGGTGACCGCTCCATCGGCAAGGGCGTGGTCCTCGACGAGGACACCGCTGTCACCAGGTTCGACGAGGCACGTGAAACCTTGGCCGACCATATGGAGGCGTTTACCGGGAACACCGCCGAGTTTGTTCGTACGGAAGCTCCGTTGTTCATCGACGGACTCGGGATTCCCGAGGTCGGCGTGGACATGGACGACCGCAAGGTCCTGGTGGTCAGTCCGGATCCTGCCATCGACGACAAGATCAAGTCGTTGCGCTACTTCATCCGGGAGTATGAGCCGGTCATCATTGCCGTGGACGGTGCCGCGGACACGGTATTGAAACACGGCTACCGTCCCCGCGTGATCGTCGGTGACCCCGAGGTGATCAGCAATGACGCGCTGAACTCCGGTGCCACCATCGTCCTGCCTGCAGAGCCGGACGGTCACGCGGCTGGTCTGGAACGCATCCAGGACCTGGGTGTCGGCGCGATGACGTTCCCGGCTGCCACGTCCGACTCCACTGATCTGGCACTCCTGCTGGCCGACTACAAGGGTGCGTCGATGGTGGTGAACCTCGGGCCGATCCTGGACCTGGACCGTATCTTCGACACGGCACAGTCACCGGACACGCCCTCTGCAATGCTCTCCCGCCTACGGGTCGGTGGGCGCCTGGTCGATTCCACGGCCGTCGCGGAACTCTACCGGGTCTCCCGTAGCGGGGGCGGATGGTGGTGGGCCCTGGTCGGCGTGCTGTTGGCCGTCGTGGTGATCGTCCTGATCGCCGGATTCAGCGGTTCGGGCAGCTTTGCGGACAACCTGGTCGACACCTGGAACAACATTGCTCTCCGATTCCAGGACCTGTTCTGA
- a CDS encoding HAD-IIA family hydrolase: MRVLDDYDVLLADLDGTVFKGDVAVDGAHEALMGREVVYITNNASRSPRQVADHLRRLSFTVGDTQVLTSAQAACTLANEILTEKSVQASGRRAYVVGARSFRDLATEAGFDVVDSADGQPHVVLHGHSPENGWPQLSEAALSIRAGAEYVASNLDTTLPSERGFLVGNGSLVAAVVSATGVTPRSAGKPLPEMFRRAVTASRARRPLAVGDRLDTDIAGGNAAGIDTLCVLTGVATHSELLHTEFRPTFIAANLRDHLDGWSARPERGRVVVSSGDTGTAEVMSAEAVAAAAPVVWQEIDDGRDPEVVAAAGDDAAAAALRGWR, from the coding sequence CTGCGCGTTCTGGATGACTATGATGTTCTCCTCGCTGATCTTGACGGTACCGTCTTCAAGGGAGATGTTGCGGTGGACGGCGCCCACGAGGCGTTGATGGGACGCGAGGTCGTCTACATCACGAACAACGCCTCACGTTCGCCCAGGCAGGTCGCGGACCACCTGCGTCGCCTGTCCTTCACGGTTGGGGACACACAGGTTCTGACCTCCGCGCAGGCGGCGTGCACTCTGGCCAACGAGATTCTCACGGAGAAGTCAGTCCAGGCGTCAGGACGGCGCGCCTACGTCGTCGGAGCCAGGTCTTTCCGTGACCTCGCCACAGAGGCAGGTTTCGATGTCGTCGACAGCGCTGACGGGCAGCCCCACGTCGTGCTGCACGGTCACAGCCCGGAGAACGGTTGGCCGCAGTTGTCGGAAGCGGCGTTGAGTATCCGCGCGGGTGCTGAATATGTGGCGTCGAACCTCGACACCACGCTCCCGTCGGAGCGGGGGTTCCTCGTCGGCAACGGTTCCCTGGTAGCCGCTGTCGTCAGCGCCACGGGTGTAACGCCGCGTAGCGCAGGAAAGCCGCTGCCCGAGATGTTCCGTCGTGCGGTGACGGCATCGCGCGCCCGGCGTCCGTTGGCCGTCGGCGACCGTCTGGATACCGACATCGCCGGCGGCAACGCCGCCGGTATTGATACTCTCTGCGTGCTGACGGGCGTGGCGACCCATTCGGAGCTGTTGCACACGGAGTTCCGTCCCACGTTCATCGCCGCGAACCTCCGGGACCACCTGGACGGGTGGTCTGCCCGTCCCGAACGGGGCCGAGTGGTCGTGTCCTCGGGCGATACCGGTACAGCGGAGGTGATGTCTGCGGAAGCAGTCGCTGCGGCGGCACCGGTCGTCTGGCAGGAGATCGACGATGGCCGTGACCCCGAGGTTGTCGCTGCCGCTGGTGACGACGCGGCAGCTGCGGCTCTGAGGGGGTGGCGGTGA
- the recN gene encoding DNA repair protein RecN: MLRELQIQNLGVIEEAVAEFTDGFTVVTGETGAGKTMVVTGLKLLSGARADSQRVRSGTERATVDGIFHTDGDSAAARLVDDVGGYLDDGEVVVSRSVSSSGRSRAHLAGRTVAAGVLGDFSSRLLTIHGQSDQLQLLDPTRQLRNLDRFAGLDGDRRNYRRLRRAWAALARDLNERTEKRRDLALEAETLRRSLEEIDTLDPQPGEDEDLKVTISRLQDADEVRDAALAALAAIDGGDPDAAVEEAAAVESLSAAASALSERAGAEPRFGDLAARINAVVTDLADISGEIGAALSDVPSPESLEGLLARQQDLRELRKYASDIDGVLAWRDQARERLSSIDVSGDALEELRGRVEEAAAAMVDAARELSSSRTAAAGRFATAVSTEIEGLQMSSSLRVDVRSAGGRGAAAAESADCLADGIDEVEFLLVQGGTPNSLAATASGGELSRVMLALEVVLAGRGRTMVFDEVDSGVGGRAAVEIGRRLARLAVDNQVIVVTHLPQVAAFADAHVHVAKAASEESVRSSVRTLDSTERVEELSRMLAGLESDTGRAHAEELLETARRAKAELDAG, from the coding sequence ATGCTGAGGGAACTGCAGATCCAGAACCTCGGAGTCATCGAGGAGGCCGTCGCCGAGTTCACCGACGGATTCACGGTGGTGACCGGTGAGACGGGTGCCGGCAAGACCATGGTGGTGACCGGTCTGAAACTGCTGTCGGGCGCCCGTGCCGACAGCCAGAGGGTCCGTTCAGGAACTGAACGGGCAACGGTCGACGGCATTTTCCACACTGACGGGGATTCCGCGGCAGCCAGGCTCGTCGACGATGTCGGCGGGTATCTGGACGACGGTGAGGTGGTCGTCTCACGGTCGGTGAGTTCCTCCGGGCGGTCCCGGGCTCATCTGGCCGGGCGCACCGTGGCAGCCGGCGTGTTGGGCGACTTCTCCTCGCGACTGCTGACGATCCACGGCCAGTCCGACCAACTCCAGCTGCTCGACCCGACCCGCCAGCTCCGCAACCTCGACAGGTTCGCCGGACTCGACGGAGACCGTCGGAACTACCGGCGTCTGCGCCGTGCATGGGCGGCCCTGGCACGTGACCTCAATGAACGGACCGAAAAACGGCGCGACCTGGCTCTTGAGGCGGAGACGCTGCGTCGGTCCCTCGAGGAGATCGACACCCTCGACCCCCAGCCGGGTGAGGACGAGGATCTGAAAGTGACCATCAGCCGGCTGCAGGACGCCGACGAGGTCCGGGATGCTGCGCTGGCCGCTCTGGCTGCGATCGATGGAGGGGATCCCGATGCTGCGGTCGAGGAGGCTGCCGCCGTCGAGTCGCTGTCCGCAGCGGCGTCCGCTCTGTCGGAACGGGCGGGGGCTGAGCCTCGGTTTGGTGATCTGGCGGCCCGTATCAATGCCGTCGTGACGGACCTGGCGGATATCTCCGGGGAGATCGGTGCAGCGCTGTCGGATGTTCCGTCACCGGAGAGCCTCGAGGGGCTGCTGGCGCGCCAGCAGGACCTCCGTGAACTGCGAAAGTACGCCTCCGACATCGACGGTGTGCTGGCCTGGCGGGACCAGGCCCGTGAGAGGCTGAGTTCGATCGATGTCTCGGGCGACGCGCTGGAGGAACTGCGGGGACGGGTCGAGGAGGCTGCGGCGGCCATGGTCGACGCCGCGCGGGAACTGTCATCCTCACGGACCGCGGCAGCTGGCCGGTTCGCTACGGCGGTGAGCACCGAGATCGAGGGGTTGCAGATGTCGTCCTCGCTCAGGGTGGATGTGCGCAGCGCAGGAGGTCGCGGGGCCGCAGCCGCCGAATCTGCTGACTGCCTCGCCGACGGTATCGACGAGGTCGAGTTTCTGCTTGTCCAGGGTGGAACCCCGAACTCGCTCGCGGCCACCGCTTCCGGTGGTGAGCTTTCCAGGGTGATGCTCGCCCTCGAGGTGGTCCTGGCAGGGCGTGGGAGAACGATGGTCTTCGATGAGGTCGACTCCGGAGTAGGCGGACGTGCTGCCGTCGAGATCGGACGGAGGCTGGCGCGGCTTGCCGTGGACAACCAGGTGATCGTCGTGACTCACCTGCCGCAGGTGGCGGCGTTCGCCGATGCCCACGTGCACGTGGCGAAGGCAGCGTCGGAGGAGTCGGTGCGCTCCAGCGTCCGCACGCTGGACAGTACCGAACGGGTGGAGGAACTCTCCCGGATGCTCGCAGGGCTTGAATCGGACACCGGGCGTGCCCACGCAGAGGAGCTTCTGGAAACCGCCCGCCGGGCGAAGGCCGAGCTCGACGCCGGGTAG
- a CDS encoding NAD kinase: MTEEAPRVREVLLVAHTGASDKLNMAAAAAQRLSDGGLTVRVMSTGDPAPVARHEILGRFPRYGHTTEAAKGVDLVLVLGGDGTFLRAADIAHAQDVPVLGVNMGHIGFLAEWEQESLEEALDRVIAGDYRIENRMTLSITARDNDGRVLGTGWALNECSVENLNRQGVLDTILEVDQRPVSSFGCDGVLVSTPTGSTAYAFSAGGPILWPELASILVVPSNAHTLFARPLVVSPDSTVAVETNPQTSPATAVMDGFRQIHMPPGARVEIRRGPQDVRWVRLDTEPFTDRLVQKFRLPVTGWRGPRR, encoded by the coding sequence GTGACTGAAGAAGCCCCCCGGGTCCGCGAGGTGCTCCTCGTCGCACACACCGGCGCGTCGGACAAGCTCAACATGGCTGCGGCCGCAGCACAGAGACTGTCCGACGGTGGTCTCACCGTGCGCGTGATGTCCACCGGTGACCCCGCTCCGGTGGCCCGCCACGAGATCCTCGGCCGGTTCCCCCGTTACGGGCACACCACTGAAGCAGCCAAGGGCGTGGACCTCGTCCTCGTCCTGGGCGGGGACGGGACATTCCTGCGTGCTGCGGATATCGCCCACGCCCAGGACGTCCCGGTGTTGGGCGTGAACATGGGCCACATCGGCTTCCTCGCTGAATGGGAGCAGGAGTCGCTGGAGGAAGCACTCGACCGGGTCATTGCGGGGGACTACCGGATCGAGAACCGGATGACGCTCTCCATTACCGCCCGCGACAATGACGGACGTGTCCTGGGCACCGGCTGGGCACTGAACGAGTGTTCCGTGGAGAACCTGAACCGTCAGGGCGTCCTGGATACGATCCTCGAGGTCGACCAACGGCCGGTGAGTTCATTCGGTTGCGACGGGGTACTGGTCTCGACGCCCACAGGATCGACAGCGTACGCCTTCTCTGCAGGGGGGCCGATCCTCTGGCCGGAGCTGGCGTCCATTCTGGTCGTGCCCTCCAATGCGCACACGTTGTTCGCCCGCCCACTGGTCGTCAGCCCTGATTCGACGGTCGCTGTCGAGACGAACCCGCAGACGTCCCCGGCGACAGCGGTGATGGACGGTTTCCGGCAGATCCACATGCCCCCCGGCGCCCGGGTCGAGATCCGCCGTGGCCCGCAGGACGTGCGGTGGGTACGCCTGGACACCGAACCTTTCACGGACCGACTCGTCCAGAAGTTCCGCCTCCCGGTGACCGGGTGGCGCGGACCGCGAAGGTGA
- a CDS encoding TlyA family RNA methyltransferase: MPKQNRNRRLQRLDAELVRRKDARSREHAREMIVAGRVSVNGMVATKPATGVDGEVSIRVAVSDDDRWASRGAHKLLGALAAFEPSGLSLSGRRVLDAGASTGGFTDVCLDRGAAEVLAVDVGYGQLIWRLQNDDRVTVLDRTNVRTLTVEQLGGPADAMVGDLSFISIDLVLPALAACTAEGGDLLPMVKPQFEVGKHRLGHGGVVRDPALRAEVTLDVARAAQRHGLSTRAVVASPLPGPSGNVEYFLWLVNDGGVSAPGEENLTAMVDKAVKEGPQ, translated from the coding sequence ATGCCGAAGCAGAACAGGAACCGCCGTCTCCAACGACTCGACGCCGAGCTTGTCCGGCGCAAGGATGCCCGGTCACGTGAACACGCCCGTGAGATGATTGTCGCGGGACGGGTCAGTGTGAACGGGATGGTGGCGACGAAGCCGGCGACAGGTGTCGACGGGGAGGTCTCGATCCGCGTAGCGGTCAGCGATGACGACCGTTGGGCGTCACGCGGAGCGCACAAACTTTTGGGGGCGCTCGCCGCATTTGAGCCCTCGGGTCTGAGCCTCTCGGGGCGCCGCGTCCTCGACGCAGGTGCTTCGACTGGTGGATTCACGGATGTTTGTCTCGACCGGGGTGCAGCAGAGGTCTTGGCCGTGGATGTCGGCTATGGGCAGCTGATCTGGCGCTTGCAGAACGACGACCGCGTGACCGTGTTGGACCGCACCAATGTGCGCACGCTGACTGTTGAGCAACTCGGCGGCCCCGCAGATGCCATGGTGGGCGACCTCTCATTCATCTCCATAGACCTAGTGCTTCCCGCCCTCGCCGCGTGTACTGCCGAGGGGGGTGATCTGCTACCGATGGTCAAGCCGCAGTTTGAGGTCGGCAAGCACCGGCTTGGGCACGGGGGAGTTGTCCGCGATCCCGCTTTGCGTGCGGAGGTCACCCTCGATGTCGCGCGTGCAGCACAGCGGCACGGGCTGTCCACCCGGGCGGTCGTTGCATCGCCTTTGCCCGGGCCCAGCGGAAACGTGGAATACTTTCTGTGGTTGGTCAATGACGGTGGTGTTAGTGCCCCCGGTGAGGAAAACCTGACCGCCATGGTCGACAAGGCAGTGAAGGAGGGTCCCCAGTGA